Proteins encoded within one genomic window of Mycoplasma phocoenae:
- a CDS encoding nicotinate-nucleotide adenylyltransferase yields MKIAIYGGTFDPVTKGHIKVARFAIETLNLDKLIFVPANINPFKTQQKSESAVDRLNMIKIVLEDKMEVSDFEIKRNGPSYTIETIKHFKNKYPNDELFLLIGSDNLVKINKWHSIDEFNNYVKIKCFKRTPNINKINAKKYNIEILKNPLFPYSSTNFRNGQINCVDQRVMEYIGDKFLYIEEIIKNTVSHERYKHMKYAADYAVELATLLNYPKKWAYYAALMHDITKEYSTEKHLALIKKYYDSKLFVPTYKMHQLSAYVFLKHLYKVNNTFILEAIKCHTSLKDNLSTLEKILYVADKLCKGRAWPGIQAQRNLFLKDFDLGFKSLVKSIHEFLISDGKEIEPEQINVYQKWSK; encoded by the coding sequence ATGAAAATAGCAATTTATGGTGGCACATTTGATCCGGTTACAAAAGGTCATATAAAAGTAGCGCGTTTTGCAATTGAGACGTTAAATTTAGATAAACTTATTTTTGTTCCCGCTAATATTAATCCATTCAAAACACAACAAAAAAGTGAGTCGGCCGTTGATAGATTAAATATGATAAAAATCGTTTTAGAAGATAAAATGGAAGTTAGCGACTTTGAAATTAAAAGAAATGGTCCATCATACACAATTGAAACAATTAAACATTTTAAAAACAAGTATCCAAATGATGAATTATTTTTATTAATCGGGTCTGACAATTTAGTGAAAATTAACAAATGACACTCAATTGACGAATTTAATAATTATGTAAAAATAAAATGCTTCAAAAGAACTCCTAATATAAATAAAATAAATGCTAAAAAATATAACATTGAAATTTTGAAAAATCCATTGTTTCCGTATTCATCAACCAACTTTCGTAATGGACAAATAAATTGCGTCGATCAACGTGTAATGGAATATATTGGCGACAAATTTTTATATATCGAAGAAATTATTAAAAATACTGTGTCACATGAACGTTATAAACATATGAAATATGCCGCAGACTATGCAGTTGAACTTGCCACTTTATTAAACTATCCTAAAAAATGAGCATATTATGCAGCTCTAATGCATGATATTACAAAAGAATATTCAACAGAAAAGCATCTTGCTTTAATAAAAAAATATTACGACTCGAAATTATTTGTACCTACATATAAAATGCACCAGCTTTCAGCTTATGTATTTTTAAAACACCTATACAAAGTTAATAATACTTTCATATTAGAAGCAATTAAATGTCATACAAGCTTAAAAGACAATTTATCAACATTAGAAAAAATATTATACGTCGCTGATAAGTTATGCAAAGGTCGCGCTTGACCAGGTATTCAAGCTCAAAGAAATTTATTTTTAAAAGATTTTGATTTAGGTTTTAAATCATTAGTTAAATCAATTCATGAGTTTCTAATTTCAGATGGTAAAGAAATTGAACCAGAGCAAATTAACGTATACCAAAAATGATCAAAATAA
- a CDS encoding Y-family DNA polymerase, with protein sequence MDAFFVSCERTVRKDLQNIPVAVARNSKRAIATALSQEAKQLGAKVGSPIFLIKEFIPNIKIVQPNLELYTLISIRIFNFISREYLVDVEPYSIDECYVDFTKYIKNRNIDPELLAWEIRDKIKNNLSIPCSIGIGHNKFIAKMSTNIAKPTGVKWTKPSDIERHFYDLPIEKFFGIGKGYAPKLKEIGILTVGDFANYKNTFLLQKIMGKNFYLKQQQIKGITVDKLEKNHDSVKGVGNSLTFMEGDIVEEPRLLNELKRLCDKISQRMSRRHISGKVVVLEIRNLEKQWNTYQTSLEKYINKKEDIYQAIMELFWHNWDRNPLRGVGVRITSLISNNQKNNYIDIFSKPKNVIDEIESSVNEVFDKKVIYKASSLENKTNQKRVHSNRFNIEDYDNSLFKKINITKE encoded by the coding sequence ATGGATGCATTTTTTGTATCGTGCGAAAGAACTGTAAGAAAAGATTTGCAAAACATTCCCGTTGCTGTAGCGCGTAATTCAAAACGAGCAATAGCAACAGCCTTGAGTCAAGAAGCCAAACAATTGGGAGCGAAAGTTGGAAGTCCAATTTTTCTTATTAAAGAATTTATTCCTAATATTAAAATTGTGCAGCCTAATTTAGAGCTGTACACTTTGATAAGTATAAGGATTTTTAATTTTATTTCTAGAGAATACCTAGTCGATGTTGAACCTTATTCAATTGATGAGTGTTATGTAGATTTTACTAAATATATCAAAAACAGAAACATCGATCCAGAATTATTAGCGTGAGAAATTCGTGATAAAATTAAAAACAATTTATCAATACCTTGTTCAATTGGAATAGGCCATAATAAATTCATTGCAAAAATGTCCACTAACATTGCCAAGCCAACTGGCGTTAAGTGAACAAAACCGAGCGATATAGAAAGACACTTTTATGATTTACCGATTGAGAAGTTTTTTGGTATTGGTAAAGGTTATGCACCTAAATTAAAAGAAATTGGTATTTTGACTGTTGGTGATTTTGCGAATTATAAAAACACCTTTTTATTACAAAAAATTATGGGTAAAAACTTTTATTTAAAACAACAGCAAATAAAAGGTATTACAGTAGATAAGTTAGAAAAAAATCATGATTCAGTTAAGGGTGTTGGTAACTCATTAACCTTTATGGAAGGCGACATTGTTGAAGAACCAAGACTTTTAAATGAACTTAAAAGACTTTGCGACAAAATTTCGCAAAGAATGAGTAGGCGTCATATAAGCGGAAAAGTTGTTGTTTTAGAAATTAGAAACTTAGAAAAGCAGTGAAATACCTACCAAACAAGCCTAGAAAAATACATTAATAAAAAAGAAGACATTTATCAAGCAATTATGGAATTATTTTGACATAATTGAGATAGAAATCCATTAAGAGGTGTTGGAGTAAGAATTACAAGTTTAATTTCTAATAATCAAAAAAACAATTATATTGACATTTTTTCAAAGCCGAAAAATGTAATTGATGAAATTGAAAGTTCGGTGAATGAGGTATTTGACAAAAAAGTTATTTATAAAGCAAGCAGTTTAGAAAACAAAACCAATCAAAAAAGAGTACATTCAAACCGTTTTAACATAGAAGACTATGATAATTCATTATTCAAAAAAATTAATATAACTAAGGAGTAA
- a CDS encoding iron-sulfur cluster assembly scaffold protein: protein MEKREIMFEHYENPKHKSNEVLSQSVEDGSITGCADTLVLSIEFENDKLTKIRWNGDGCSIFVSSVDILCEQLLNKTKIQIINIINEYEKMVKTSTLPNDIDLNKLTIFIDVKKHLNRLECALIGSRAFKRVLKIG, encoded by the coding sequence ATGGAAAAACGCGAAATCATGTTTGAACACTATGAGAATCCTAAACATAAATCAAACGAAGTATTATCACAGAGTGTTGAAGATGGTTCAATAACAGGATGTGCCGACACATTAGTTTTAAGTATTGAATTTGAAAATGATAAATTAACTAAGATTCGCTGAAATGGCGACGGTTGTTCAATATTTGTTTCTTCAGTAGATATTCTATGCGAACAATTATTAAATAAAACAAAAATACAAATTATCAATATTATTAATGAATATGAAAAAATGGTTAAAACATCAACATTACCAAATGATATAGATTTGAATAAATTAACTATTTTTATTGACGTGAAAAAACATTTGAACAGATTAGAATGTGCATTGATAGGTTCAAGAGCATTTAAACGAGTGTTAAAAATTGGATAA
- a CDS encoding aminotransferase class V-fold PLP-dependent enzyme, which produces MNFKNQFPMLINNKDIVYLDNGALSLKPQIVCQAAYDFYAKYSISNRTKDSILGIHTSEFINKTRKLCADLLNANIDNVIFTSGTTDSLNQLAQMFKKIIKPNDEILLSVYNHASNIIPYQRFLEQECGAKIIFFTDQQDLFAKTSTKTKIIALSQVTNNFNVKYDMKTIYEWAKSNEVFFINDAAQAIAYTKVSINECDAIAMSANKLYGPTGTGLLVFSDRLFDLVDPVKFGGGSFKAMKTYDYKKDFNAFEAGTLNLAGIYQLGKAIEFQNEIGIENIQKHVKSISLYLHERLKEIDGINVFSQPGDVICLFNIKKIAAQDIASYLGHKNIYVRSGNFCAFLISSESGFHASYLRASIGLHNTKKDIDVLIDTLKKGGDFIDFI; this is translated from the coding sequence ATAATAAAGATATTGTTTATCTAGATAATGGCGCTTTATCATTAAAACCACAAATCGTTTGTCAAGCAGCTTATGATTTTTACGCAAAATATTCAATATCAAATCGAACAAAAGATTCAATATTGGGAATTCACACATCAGAATTTATTAATAAAACTAGAAAATTATGCGCTGATTTATTGAATGCAAATATTGATAACGTAATTTTCACATCCGGAACTACAGATTCATTAAATCAACTTGCACAAATGTTTAAAAAAATCATTAAACCTAATGATGAAATTTTATTGAGTGTTTATAACCATGCAAGTAATATCATTCCATACCAACGATTTTTGGAGCAAGAATGCGGCGCTAAAATTATTTTTTTCACAGATCAACAAGACTTGTTTGCAAAAACTTCTACAAAAACAAAAATAATCGCATTATCACAAGTTACAAATAATTTTAATGTCAAATATGATATGAAAACAATATACGAATGAGCTAAATCTAATGAAGTATTCTTTATTAATGATGCGGCCCAAGCTATTGCTTACACTAAAGTAAGTATTAATGAGTGTGATGCTATTGCAATGAGTGCAAATAAGTTATACGGACCTACCGGAACTGGCTTATTAGTGTTCAGTGATCGCTTATTTGATTTAGTTGATCCAGTTAAATTTGGCGGTGGAAGTTTTAAAGCGATGAAAACATATGATTATAAAAAAGATTTTAATGCTTTTGAAGCGGGCACATTGAATTTAGCGGGCATATATCAATTAGGTAAAGCAATAGAATTTCAAAATGAAATTGGTATTGAAAATATTCAAAAACACGTAAAAAGTATTTCGCTATATTTACACGAAAGATTAAAAGAAATTGATGGCATTAATGTATTCTCACAACCCGGTGATGTTATTTGTTTATTTAATATAAAGAAAATAGCAGCTCAAGATATAGCATCATACTTAGGACATAAAAATATATATGTAAGAAGTGGAAATTTTTGTGCCTTTTTAATATCTTCTGAATCTGGATTCCATGCTTCTTACTTAAGAGCAAGTATTGGGTTACACAATACAAAAAAAGATATTGATGTATTGATTGATACCCTTAAAAAAGGTGGTGATTTTATTGACTTCATATAA